The following is a genomic window from Amaranthus tricolor cultivar Red isolate AtriRed21 chromosome 10, ASM2621246v1, whole genome shotgun sequence.
gaccatctttaattggaccggcttattatatattttttaaaatattgtaagtaggcattaagaattatgtaagtagacatttaaggtattaaaagtaggcattaaggatacagtaagtaaGTGAAAAGGAAGGTAAGAACCTCACTCAAGGATCAAAAGTATGAAGTTAAGTTGATGTTTGTGTTGTGTCTTAGTGTAGGAATCAAATGAGCAAGTTAATaatgaatgacaataataaagtaaataatcaaGACAAGTATTTAAGGTGATTCACCAATCAATGGGCTACATCCACCATCTATCCTAGgattatattatgtatttaaaGGAGATAAACCAACTTGATAGGAATTACAAGTGGAGGAATAGTGTAAGAAGAGAGGAGCTAATTAGGGAGAAACTAAGCAAGGTAGAATAGCTCTATACAATGAGACTATTAGGGCATCTAATTAAGGACTTGAACAAGTGTATTAATAGGGAAAAATAAGGGCTTGAAGTAATATTATGGGACAGCAACAAAACGGGCAGAAATTGAAAGATGTAGGCAGCAGCATATCACACACAAAATCAGCAGCTGCTGTCTTCTGTTTTTGCTTCTTCCATGTACCCACATGGTCCCCTTTAGTCCCATTACTCTTACACCTTGTCCTTGGTTAGAATACTTGCACCCCAAACACTACCAAGCCTTCACACATCCATGTTTCCCCTACCATCAGTACATTGTACTAATGTACTTACATGATTCCCAACAAACCAATCACAATGTGGTACTTTGTCCTCTTCTAGCTTACACTAACTAATATGATTAATATTCTTAATCTTGTTTTGATTAATTGGTGAACATAAGTCACCAATAATTCTAAGAGTAAGCgctaaggataatgtaagtaagcattaagaatagtAGGCATTAATCCTTAATGGCTAGGACTTGAGATGCGTCTCTCAAGGAGACGGTCTCTCGAGAGACtagttgtttttttattttagaagaaAATATTTGCCAGAAAATTTGTTTGCCCTTCTTCACTATTCCGTTGAATAAAACATAACAAATTTCCTCTACTCCCAAAAGAGTTTTTCTAATGGTCCATATATTTTTACCGAAAACGTTCTCCATCAAATCAAACATGCCATAACTCAAGGAAAATTCTTACCTGAAGCAAAGACTTGGTACGACTATCAGCGTCTTTAGGGTGAATGACCAATAATCCACAATCCACAGTAGAGCAAGTTTCCTCTTTCTTACCTTAACAACCCACCAAAATAAGTGAAAACATAATTAGACATTTATGAAATCGATCCCATAAGAATCCATCAaatttaaaaaccctaaaaacgtAATTACCATTTCCCGCAATTTCTTCATTTTTGCTGACATCTTCCATAACTGTCATTATCATATATCAACAAACATAAATAAACAATCAAACTAGTGGAAGAcaacaatttttaaaagtaaaaaatcatttttgcacctgaaattttgattttgactcCTTTAGAAGCGGAAATCAGCAGGGAATTTTGATTCGATTGGCATTTGAAGTTCTTCGCTGCTCCTTCAATTAAAATCGCACAATTTCCTGATGaattgaattaaacaaaaaaaaataaagattgatGTAATATAATACTTGCATAAactttgaagtttgatgatTTATGAAATGAAATCTAGGGTTTaggaatattaaaaattaatttaccgATTGAAAGAGGAGAAGAATTGGTCGAGGGTTTCTTCCGCGCCATTAGAGTAGTGAAACTCTTCGTTCTGAATTCTGATACATTTTAGCGCCAAAGCTTGTCTTGGAGATATAGTTGGGCCTTTGAACTAATGtcaaaaaattgaatttaataagtttttttaaaaaaatctcaatAAATTtcgttcaatttttttttcgaaaTAAGTGTATTTGTGTTTGAGCCCAAAATTAAGCTTAATTTTTATTGtctattagtaacaacgaacaagatTAAAACatgttaatataaatttttaccaAACATGACATCTCTTACTCAACTTATATGTTATCAATTGAGTAAATAAGCCAACTGAATCGATCAACATCCAAAAAACTAACGTTATTATCACACATAAATTATCTAATTTGGGATGATATCCATGCTATTTTCAAGGAAGATAGACTGAGAGGGAAATTCAAACTCATAATcttatctaaaaaaatatacttgtGCTTTACTAAAACAAAATGATTATTATATCTAGGGTCGTTTCTAACTCTAAGTAAGGTAGATATTTATTTGAGATCCGGAGCTTAAAGTGAGCTAGTATCTTAATTTATCAATATTGTCATGTAGGACGTAAAATATCACTTGTAAACTTGTAACTATATATTTTTGCTAAATACccattaaaaaattgaaattgaccctttataaaaaagatataatttttttcctagGGTCTATTATATATCACAAATTATTTTACAAGACGGTCTTACCGTGAGACATGCCTTATACTTGAGTTTAATAGCCTAATGATTTAAACTTTTAACTAatgagcttcttgttttgaagtcttctcaccgtgagatggtctcatataagacggattgtgtatatatatttaattactgAAACGTGGCAATTCAAATCCATGCGAAAACATTCACACTTTGACACATATTTATAATTCCTGCACAACCGACCACCGCTCTGTTTTATGGTCTGAGAGTActacaaaactttatataactACAAGCGGCAAAACcttaataaataccaaatcaTATAATTCTATACGTACCATATATTATGTACATAATATGAAATATGTATCTGTAACaccaaataataattaataatcacaTACCGAAAATAATTACCAACAAATACTAGTATATACTAAGATGTCTTCCAATGATGATTCCATACAAAATGATCTCCCACCTCCATGGGAGATTCTAGACCTTGTTTCCCACCACATGGACCCACAAACCTTAGCAATAGCTTCTTGTGTGTCCAAATCTTGGTCACGATGTTTCTCTGCTAACCACTTGTGGGACCCATTTTGCACCACCGCATTTCCTTCTCTTTCCTCTCTTACGGCCGCGGTGGTCCCTCGCCACCGTCTCTACGCCCTCGCTCACGCCGAGGCACTTCATCGTAAACGAAAGCCTCGAAAACCTTGTATTTCACTACACGGTTTGGTATTTGCTTTATCCGTTCGCCTCCCGACTGGGGAGGTGAACGTGATAATGCCGTGTAGCGACATGCGGTGGGACCCACATGGGTTGTTTCGGTTCGACGTTCGAGTCGATGAGGAGAGGGAGTGGGGATTAGAGGAATTGAAGGAGGCGAAGGTGACATGGGTGGTGGCGGAGAGGGAGTGGAAGGCGGTTTTTACAGTGGCGGAGGATAGCGGGGCCGGGAAGTTGGCTTCGGTTGTTGACGGAGTATTTTCGAAGGAGTTGCCGTTGCCGGGGTGTTGTGTGAGCACGTCAGCCGTATCGGGTGGTCATGTGGCGGATATTAGGGTAGGGTTGAAGGAGCAAGATAATAAGAGGATGAACAAGATTGAGAAAATAAGTGTAGGGATAATGAGTGTGTTTAATTGGAGACATGTTAGTGTTGATGATGCTCTCATTTATTTGGAGCACTTCCTTCATGGTTGATCAACATATTCCACTTCAGTCCGTTGATCTATCGTTTAAATTTGCTACAAATAATGACATTTTCGTAAATTCACaacacttgttttcctttaaatTTGGTCATAATTGGCAATGTAGGATATATATGTTTTTCGGTTTTCATCAGTTTTGCTATTGATAACGATACTTATAAATCGGAATATATGTAAATTGTCTGGTAGGACAAGGGAAGTAATTACGGGCTAGCTAGTTTACCTTTGAATGTGTGTGTGATGGACGTGGTGATTAATTGTAAATGTAGTTCTTGTATTTTGTATACTTCTATGTATAGAAGTATGTCTTATGGAGTTATGGTTATGGGTTATGATTATTTTCTATGGACTATGGTATGTATGTTTTACATTTGCTTTTTTCATAACAAAACATTGAATAGTCACAAGCCACAGTACTATTCTCGTGTTATGATCTTGTCATCGAAtgaataaatacaaaattataagTTACGGTAATAGTTGAGAGATTGTTAACATATAATTCTGtgttactattatatatattctACTATGTTGATTAGCATTTTAGTTTGGTGAATTACTAATACTATCATATGGGTTAGGAAAAATACCATTAAATTTGTATGtagctaattatgtttttggGCTTAATACACCCGAAATTACTAAtactattatataaatattttttgttgtgaATTGTTTTTACTCTTGTTGTCAGTTATTATGTTATTACTAATTGTTgtgaaattatattaaaaaaatatgctCTAGAAAATACTCTATGTGCATTTtactatataaattttttttgtttttctattatttaataGATATTTTTTGTTGTGAATTGTTTTTGCTCTTGTTGTAAgttattatgttattattaattgttgtgaaattattattttattatttaatttcattatttaatTGGTAGGTCTCATATGCAAGAGGATTTCAATATGGTCAATAGCCTCATAACTCATAATTGCATGATCTTAGCTCCCAAGTGTGCATACGGATATTGCCTTGAGCTCAATATTAGCAAtatataattgtaattttcgcaGGTgttcaactaaaaaaataagttaagaaTAGGTTACAAAAGCAGATCGTAAGGGTCGAGCCCCCTGCCTGCCTCCATATTGCTTCGCCCTTAGTCCATGTTATGGAGTTAGATGAGCGACTCTTGGCTCTTTGTATAGATCACATGAGAGTTAGGTTTAGGTGTTTTAGTCTAGGCATTTGTTGCACTATCatgaaaattcaaaacaattaattaattttaacaaaagaaataaaaaaaatgaatttcggttaaacttaattctaaaaataagcgtcttcatGTCCGAGTCTAAGGCCAggtatgttcgcagttactaacagtgaacaaaaaaattgatcaaaattgtttgttcgcaATTATTAGCTGCGAACAAAAGAGTAACAATGTCATAATGTTAGATGAGACAAAAAATTGGAAAACATGTTGTTTGCGGTTAGTAACTCCGAACAAAACATGACTTTCATTTTTTTGTCCCATCtaacgttatgacattgtctccttttgttcgcagttaataactgcgaacaaacaattttaactttttttaaccaatttttttcgctgttagtaactgcgaacaaatacATGACCTTAATTCGGACAtgaaaacacttattttttaaattaaatttacccaaagcttaatttttttttgttgaaattacttatatgtttcaaattttccactATCATTGATgaattttatacattttatGTATGTaaatacacacatatatatatatatatatatatatatatatatatatatatatatatatatatatatttatttattttgattgattgatttttgGTCACCTTTGCATATTCACatggatttgattttttgaatgTCTCTCTTATTGTTAACCGTAGAGTTATGGTGAAATGTTATGAGATATGACAAATAAAATACTtctgaaaaatttgaaaattaaacattacttctaaaaataatatgtaaaaaaGTACTCACAATGTTGATGGTCTTATCTCTTATGTAATTCATTTTTACCATTAACTAGTTGTATGATGATAcattatttaacaaaatatattaacCGAGTAAAGTGATACATAATTTAATCGAAACAATTCGTACTATGTACAaacattatttttggaaaaaaaaaaaaaaaagaaaaactcaaGTTTGAGTATCAACTATCATAGCTGTCTACTATCAGACTATCACTATTCACTAAACCCGATAAACCTCAAAAAGTTCAATAAAATTTCCCCAACATCACAGGGGAGAAGCTTTCAGTAATGGCAGTGTTATTATCAGCTTCGCTCCTTCCTTCAACAAAGTTCTGCATTTTCAGATATGACACAGGTGACCGATTTCCATATCTGAAAGGTATGCTTATCTTTCTTTAACTTTATGTTTTCCACTAGCTGTTTTTCTGTTCCATTTACATTGAAAATTCCCAATTCCCCATTGATTTTTCATGCTTCTCAGGATTGAACAGAAAAAACAAGAAAGAATGCTCATATGTGTGTTTATCTGTAAAGGGTAATACAAAAGTTAAAAACGTTGCTGCTATTAGTGATAGTTTGAAAAAGAGTAGTATGAAAGTAGTATTAAGTGAAGGGAGAGATGAGGATGAGAATAATGGGATTGTTTGCCCGGGTTGTGGGGTTTATATGCAAGATAAAGACCCAAATCTTCCTGGGTATTTCAAGAAAAGGAGGGTTGAGGAAGGTGAGGATGATTTTGAGGTTGATGGAGAAGAAATTGAGGGTTTTTTTGATGGGGAAGAAGAAAATGAGGAGGGTTTTGAGGATGCAATTGAGGGTAGTTTAGGAATTAGTGATGAAGAAGGGGATTTGGATGTGGGGGATGGGGTTGATTGGGATAGTGAAGAATGGGATGAGGATGATTTGACAGAATTGGATGGATTTCATCCTGTTGGTGTTGGGTATGGTAATGTAACCGAAGAGGTATTGGAggcgaagaagaagaagaaattgtcGAAATCAGAGAGGAAGAGATTGGCTAGGTTAGCTGAGAAAGAGAGGGAAGAGGTTACAGTTTGTGCTAGGTGTCATTCTTTGAGGAATTTTGGGCAAGTAAAGAATCAATTAGCTGAGAATTTGATACCTGATTTTGATTTCGATAGATTGATTAGTACTCGTTTGATGAAACCCACGGCAGCTGGTTCAACGGTTGTTGTCATGGTTGTTGATTGTGTTGATTTTGATGGCTCATTTCCTAAGCGTGCTGCTCGATCTTTGTTCAAAGCTTTGGATGGAAAACTTGATGCTAAGCTTAGCAAAAAGTTGCCAAAGCTAGTCTTGGTTGCCACAAAGGTTGATCTTTTACCATCTCAAATTTCACCAACTAGGTTAGATAGATGGGTTCGTCATCGTGCTCGGGCTTTAGGAGCTCCGAAGCTTAGTGCTGTTTATTTGGTTAGTTCTCGAAAGGATTTAGGCGTGAGGAATTTGCTTTCCTTCATCAAGGAGTTGGCTGGTCCTCGAGGGCATGTTTGGGTTATTGGGGCCCAAAACGCTGGTAAGTCTACCCTAATTAACACATTTGCCAAAAAAGAAGGTGCTAAAGTTGCAAAGCTTACTGAAGCAGCGGTTCCTGGGACAACGCTCGGAATACTAAGAGTTGCAGGGGTTTTGTCCGGTAAGGCCAAGATGTATGATACTCCGGGGCTTCTGCATGCAAACTTGATGTCCTTGAGATTAACAAGGGAAGAGCAGAAAATGATAGAGATACGGAAAGAATTGAGACCTCGGAGTTATAGAATCAAGGCAAGTTCTGTTCGCCTATATGTTTCCAAAGTTTACTTTTGTTTAATGCAGTGTCCCATAATTTGCTAATATACTCATGAATCGCGAATCCAAAAagtgaattatggtcggttttgggttATTCTTGGCcaaatttgagcgaatcgcgaatttaaaaagcgaattagttagcgaattatgttacactggttTAATGTCCATGATATTTAGTTCTGGACATGCAGCTATATGGCTGTATTATGAAACAAATTTGTATAGCATATATTTACTCATTCTATGCCAATGTTCATAGTCATTGGGTCTTAGTATCTGGCTGCCTGCTTTTCTCATTCCAACGCTCTTTGTATAATGccatgttactcggactcttcatttagtttcatgtacccgtgtccgatccttgatgcttggacattggtatggcacttagacacttctttttaagcgtaaaattgaatatttaaacgtatccgacacttggacacgtacaagtatccgacatcagtacccgattccaagtaacataggtatAAGGGTTATGGAGATATGTGTATAAATGAAGAACTTGCTTGACATTTTACAGGCAGGGCAGACAATACATGTTGGTGGCTTAGTGAGACTGGATCTTGTTCAGGCATCCATTCAAACGATTTATGTGACAGTATGGGTATCATCGAATGTTTCTCTTCATTTAGGGAAGATTGAAAATGCAGAAGAAACTTGGACGAAGCATGTTGGTGTCAGGTTACAGGTTAGCATTTCGGTTGACTCCCTTTGTCCCGTTTAATTTTTCTACATGATCTTAATATGCCTCAGGCAAAAGCAAAGGGATGAACGAGTATTTAATAGAGTATTTGTTTATCAtgttttttctatattttcGGTCGTTATCTATGAAGGAGCGTTTTGTGCGGTTATTCTTTTGAACTCAATATCcgataaaaataatgaaaatagcTAATGTGTGGACTATCAACTAAAAACTAGCCATAATTACCGCTCTTCAGGAAAGATTCTAGGTTCGATTCTCTCCTAGCCCCTTCTCCTTCCCTCAGCCTACCCTAAGGAGTGAATGCATGATGGCCATTGTCCGATGGGGGTCGAGTGAGATAGTGTTAATTAATTGACAAATCTACTTACGAATTGCAAACTAAAACAAGCGAATTAATGATCTTACTACCTTCCTAAAATATTTGAATGATAAGGTCATTTCTGGTTGCTCAAGGATGATTGGTTGATTACgtttttttatatgtatattagacattaattttttcattttttgccACCGAGGGCGAAATTTCTAATTTCTATCCTCCTCACCTACATTTGAATTGGAATCGGTATCTTATAGGTTACCATATCTTCTATCACGAGCCTTCGAAAATTGGTTCGGTGAAGTTTTAAATAAGATCCCAATTTCACGAACATCATAAAGTCAATTTTTCTTGCATTTCGATACTAACATCCATTTCTTTCTTTGGCTTGATGTTCTCTCAGCCTCCCACAGGCACGGAGCGACTCTCAGAAATGGGTAGTTGGACCGAGAGAGAATTCAAAGTGACCGGAACAAGCTGGGATGTAAATAGTTTTGACATTGCAGTTGCTGGATTGGGCTGGCTATCGTTAGGTCTCAAAGGCGAGGCAACCTTAAAGCTATGGACATATGATACTGTTGAAGTTGTCTTACGCGAACCTTTATGTCTTGACCGTGCTTCATTTCTTGAACGACCTGGGTTTTGGTTGCCCCAAGCTATATCTGATGCCCTTGGAAATCAGAGTAAGATTGAAGCACGAAAAAAGCAACAGCTTGAAGATGAGATGGATTCTGTGATGGCTTGAACAGAGCGACTCTGGTTCTCTTTTTCGACAGGTATTCTTAAACGGTTAAAGCATATCCCGATAACCCTTTTTAGGTCGCTGCTAAGCATCGAGTCTGTTGTAATTTGAGATGAAGGTTGGCTTCGTGCTACAAGTTTGGCACTAGCTGTAGGCTCGCAGTCGGTAATTGTGTAAATATTGGTTGTGGTATTGAATCTGAGGCTTGTATGTTTTGTCATTTGGTTGATCCAATAGCTTACCAGCATTTCTGGCTTAAGTTCCATTGCTTGTGTTGTATTTAAAACTTGGAAGTGATCATACACTCATACTGTATTGAAGGAAAAATCAAAGTAAAGGAAAGAAAAGAACATTTGAAATGGAATTTACtactatttataaaattatgaaaaaattaccctaaataatccaatctttcactgatttccctacaataattccaacttttgattaattataaataatcccaactattgaatTACTTACCCAAGAATATTATTGCACGTATTATAACTTGTTTTTGTAGGTTACCTTTCAAAAAAACaagataaaataacaaaaatattaggattaaaaggaaaaaaacaaaaaaacaaaaaaagaaaaaacaaaaaccctcCTTCCCCTACTGCCATCCCACTCTTCATCCTTACTCTtcatcaaaaatgaaaaatcaaaaataaaaaacaaaactatTGTCTTGTTAATTCTTACTCTTCATCCACCACTCACTATTTTAGAAAGATTTTGTGGAAGTAGGACTGATAATGAAGTGCTTTGATGTATAATATCAGTAGTCTGAAGACTCTGAATCTATATTATAATTGGATTACATCTCAATTATAATTGGCGATGGTAAATAATGCTGCATTGCTGCATATCACCACCACCACACCAACTTCACCTCCATTATAAATGGATTACACATCTCAATTACAATTGGCGATGGTGCGAGAATCGAGGACACATGTTGACTGGTGCCTGGTAGTGTGTGTTTGAAgagattgatgatggtggtgattGTGATCGGGTACTCGTGTGGGCAACGGGGTTGTTGGTTGTGAAGGAAGGAGGTGAGGTTGGTCGGTGTCAATGGTGGAAAAGGCGGCTGTCGGCTGCTGACAAGAGAAGGGAAGAAGGTGGTGGCAGTGGGGGAGGGGTGGCAGTTGACGACGGGAAAGGGTGGCAGTTAGGGAGGGGTTTGGGTGGTtagtttttttctattttaatttttttttttggcaaattttaCCTGTTGTAACAGGTTACCCCAGTTTGTTCTTGGTGAAGATCATTTAAATTcgaattattcatagttaatcaatagttgagattattgtaggaaaattgagtaaagattagattatttagggtaatttttcctaaaattataTATGCCCTTTATTTCGTTAGGATTTATGGTTCTTTATTTTTGGAttgtaataaatatattaaagtgatttattaaattatgtgcatTAGTTATGTAAAGTTGCGAATGATGTTTGTTAGCAAAGGTTGATCGAAAATAATCACTTTGTAAGTCTTATCACTATTAAGGTAAAGTTACGTACATCCGATCCCCATAGTAAAAAGCACAAAATGACATTGAGATAATAAAATATACGATATgtaacaataatattatacaAAGTATGCCAAATATTCTACTACTTCAATTAAAATTTGCCCGATGTATTATGCAATTGTCTGAACAATAGCTTTTTTGTGTGAACAAAGAAGTCATTTTTCGTGAAACTATTTTAGttatacttaaaatatttaacATCAATCATACATGTTCTATGTCACATTTGCGTTGTAAAACATAGCTTGCTCATTATAAAAGAGAGTATGCTACATCGTGTAGTATATACATCGTAAAGCATACTCTCTAGTTTCTCTATGCACAAACCCAGTGGCATACTCTATCTAGTGTCTTTATGCACAAAACCCAGTGGCACAGAAAAAACTCTAGGTGCGCCCCATCCAAACACCGATCCCCAAACAATGGCTCGCTTTAAACAGTTCTACAGACTGACCACCAATTGACCATTTCATGCCACAGGCCACAGTCATACCACACCATCTGCCATCTACATACGGGCACTTAGCAGACCAATTTCTGGCTGATGATCATTTAAGTTAATATTTGAAGCATAGAGATAAGGGAAGTTGGAAACCAGTATGAAAGTAATTTAACTATCTTTAACTTATAATACATTCTTTTTCTCATTTTCTACATTCTACACAAGATCGAAAAGTCTCTTGATTTTCTGGGGAAAGAAAAGGCATTAACAATAACTCATACATGAGCATCGACATGGGCTCTGTACAGAAATTACAGCTTATAGGAGAATCTTAATGTTAGCTAAGAGCATACGGTGCTCCTATCTATGACCCCTCTACTCCTAAAAGCGCTTTCCCGGAGACTTGAGTCCATTCTTTGCATCGCTCAAACctcaaaaagcataaaataacCATGTAAGTTACCGAATATAGACAAGATCCAACTACAGAACAGCCATCCTTGTGCTTAATGGCCTAAATGAATCAATTTTGATACTTACCTTCTCTGGGTAAAAGTTTCATCTCTTGATTCCCAGTGAATTTTATGAATTCCTCAAACTGGGACTCCATAATCAACAAATCTTCGTCAACACCAAGATCAATTTCATCGGGAAGCAAGTCAATGACATCATTCACCTCAAAGTTGTCCGCATGGTTTCCATACAACATTTCAGCTTCCTGGTGCTGACTGAGCCAATAGTCCCGAAACCACATTGATGTTGTGATCAAGTCGTACCATTCAGGTGAGAAGTCCTCCACCTGTCGCAAAGCAGCGGGGATGTACAATGGAGCATTGGGAT
Proteins encoded in this region:
- the LOC130825728 gene encoding GTP-binding protein BRASSINAZOLE INSENSITIVE PALE GREEN 2, chloroplastic — translated: MAVLLSASLLPSTKFCIFRYDTGDRFPYLKGLNRKNKKECSYVCLSVKGNTKVKNVAAISDSLKKSSMKVVLSEGRDEDENNGIVCPGCGVYMQDKDPNLPGYFKKRRVEEGEDDFEVDGEEIEGFFDGEEENEEGFEDAIEGSLGISDEEGDLDVGDGVDWDSEEWDEDDLTELDGFHPVGVGYGNVTEEVLEAKKKKKLSKSERKRLARLAEKEREEVTVCARCHSLRNFGQVKNQLAENLIPDFDFDRLISTRLMKPTAAGSTVVVMVVDCVDFDGSFPKRAARSLFKALDGKLDAKLSKKLPKLVLVATKVDLLPSQISPTRLDRWVRHRARALGAPKLSAVYLVSSRKDLGVRNLLSFIKELAGPRGHVWVIGAQNAGKSTLINTFAKKEGAKVAKLTEAAVPGTTLGILRVAGVLSGKAKMYDTPGLLHANLMSLRLTREEQKMIEIRKELRPRSYRIKARQTIHVGGLVRLDLVQASIQTIYVTVWVSSNVSLHLGKIENAEETWTKHVGVRLQPPTGTERLSEMGSWTEREFKVTGTSWDVNSFDIAVAGLGWLSLGLKGEATLKLWTYDTVEVVLREPLCLDRASFLERPGFWLPQAISDALGNQSKIEARKKQQLEDEMDSVMA
- the LOC130825911 gene encoding probable F-box protein At5g04010, producing MSSNDDSIQNDLPPPWEILDLVSHHMDPQTLAIASCVSKSWSRCFSANHLWDPFCTTAFPSLSSLTAAVVPRHRLYALAHAEALHRKRKPRKPCISLHGLVFALSVRLPTGEVNVIMPCSDMRWDPHGLFRFDVRVDEEREWGLEELKEAKVTWVVAEREWKAVFTVAEDSGAGKLASVVDGVFSKELPLPGCCVSTSAVSGGHVADIRVGLKEQDNKRMNKIEKISVGIMSVFNWRHVSVDDALIYLEHFLHG
- the LOC130825729 gene encoding protein EARLY RESPONSIVE TO DEHYDRATION 15 encodes the protein MALVSGVRSTLNPNAPLYIPAALRQVEDFSPEWYDLITTSMWFRDYWLSQHQEAEMLYGNHADNFEVNDVIDLLPDEIDLGVDEDLLIMESQFEEFIKFTGNQEMKLLPREGLSDAKNGLKSPGKRF